A single genomic interval of Bradyrhizobium sp. AZCC 1693 harbors:
- the rsmD gene encoding 16S rRNA (guanine(966)-N(2))-methyltransferase RsmD — protein sequence MRVVGGRLKGRNLASPSSQAIRPTADRLRESVFNILIHAYDDPIEGARVLDLFAGTGALGIEAVSRGAGFTLFVDNGAEARALLRNNVEALGLGGVTKVYRRDATNLGPAHPMEPFSLAFLDPPYGKGLAEQALASLRDGGWLTAGALLVVEEAKAAAFAAPDGFEELERRAYDDTEFVFLRAGVQP from the coding sequence ATGCGTGTCGTCGGCGGACGATTGAAGGGCCGCAACCTGGCCTCGCCATCCTCGCAGGCGATCCGCCCGACGGCGGACCGGTTGCGCGAGTCCGTGTTCAATATCCTGATCCACGCCTATGACGATCCGATCGAAGGCGCGCGTGTGCTCGACCTGTTTGCGGGAACCGGCGCGCTCGGCATCGAAGCGGTATCGCGCGGCGCCGGCTTCACGCTGTTCGTCGACAATGGCGCCGAGGCCCGCGCGCTGTTGCGCAACAATGTCGAGGCGCTCGGCCTTGGCGGCGTGACAAAAGTCTATCGGCGCGATGCCACCAATCTCGGTCCGGCGCATCCAATGGAGCCATTCTCGCTGGCCTTCCTCGATCCGCCCTATGGCAAGGGACTTGCGGAGCAGGCGCTGGCCTCGCTGCGCGATGGCGGCTGGCTGACGGCGGGCGCGTTGCTGGTGGTGGAGGAGGCGAAGGCTGCGGCGTTTGCGGCGCCCGACGGTTTCGAGGAACTGGAGCGGCGGGCGTATGACGATACGGAGTTCGTGTTTTTGCGTGCCGGTGTCCAACCCTGA
- a CDS encoding pseudouridine synthase: MPRDNDKNNDSRGRRDRPSGGKGRSGAARGPEKKLAKRGFAGKDDGERRPYAGKSDSARSFGKKPYAGGGKPYAGKRDRDDDRPPRRDFGDAPRPRGDRPFTRDRNRDSGDRNRDSGDRKSDSGDRGPRKDFRPRDDGGERRSFKPRGDRPNFNRDDRPPRRDRDDARPAGRFSDRKFGDKKPYTPREGGGEKRPYTPRGEGFRKDGDRPRGDRPFSARPSRDGDRPRGDRPERKFGGDKKFSRGAADRKSDRGDRGPRKNFGADRGDAKPWQKREDRGERDSRPARDGARNFDKPRFDRPRDDRGGEERPRFSRSREDRPKFDRPRRDRESDPGRPAGRTDWQEHPRSEGDRPRRDNEDDSRIFAKRPAFGGRGAYRERKPEFDRRAPQPPRVKKSGERIAKVVSRAGLASRRDAEEWITQGRVTVNGRVINSPALDVTANDVVAVDGKILPPRERTRLFMYHKPRGLMTTHADPEGRPTVFDNLPEGLPRLISIGRLDFNTEGLLLLTNDGGLARALELPDTGWLRRYRVRAHGEVTQAQLDELKKGVEVDGVKYGSIDATLERDQGANVWLVFAIREGKNREVRNVMAHLGLEVNRLIRVSYGPFQLGELAEGEVEEVKTRVLREQLGEKIATLAGADFNRPMPGEKSDEKSDDDETEAPRGKKQFKPAGKSALIADRKGRRVLVQRTGSEEARARNEEEANGYGPPRRAKRGYHGKRDLTPRDE, from the coding sequence ATGCCCCGCGATAACGACAAAAACAATGATTCTCGCGGCCGGCGTGACCGGCCGTCCGGCGGTAAAGGCCGCTCCGGGGCGGCGAGGGGGCCTGAAAAGAAGCTCGCCAAGCGCGGGTTTGCCGGGAAGGACGACGGCGAGCGGCGTCCCTATGCCGGAAAGTCCGACAGTGCGAGGTCGTTTGGCAAGAAGCCTTATGCGGGTGGGGGCAAGCCCTACGCCGGCAAGCGCGACCGCGACGACGATCGTCCGCCGCGGCGCGATTTCGGCGACGCGCCGCGCCCGCGCGGCGATCGGCCGTTTACCCGGGATCGCAATCGCGACTCCGGGGATCGCAATCGCGACTCCGGGGATCGCAAGAGCGACTCTGGGGACCGCGGACCGCGTAAGGATTTTCGCCCGCGCGATGATGGCGGCGAGAGGCGTTCGTTCAAGCCGCGCGGCGACCGGCCGAATTTTAATCGCGACGACCGGCCTCCGCGCCGTGATCGCGACGACGCTCGCCCGGCGGGACGTTTCTCCGATCGGAAATTTGGCGACAAGAAGCCTTATACCCCGCGAGAAGGCGGCGGCGAGAAGCGGCCCTATACGCCGCGTGGCGAAGGTTTTCGTAAAGACGGCGACCGTCCGCGTGGCGATCGGCCCTTCAGTGCCCGGCCGTCGCGCGATGGCGATCGCCCCCGTGGCGACCGGCCCGAGAGAAAATTTGGCGGTGACAAGAAGTTCTCGCGCGGTGCTGCGGATCGCAAGAGCGACCGCGGCGATCGCGGCCCGCGCAAGAATTTTGGCGCCGACCGCGGCGACGCAAAACCGTGGCAGAAGCGTGAGGATCGCGGCGAGCGTGACTCCCGTCCCGCCCGTGACGGCGCGCGCAATTTCGACAAGCCGCGCTTTGACCGGCCGCGCGACGACCGCGGCGGCGAGGAGCGTCCGCGCTTTTCGCGTTCGCGTGAAGATCGCCCGAAATTCGATCGTCCCCGCCGGGATCGCGAGAGCGACCCTGGGAGGCCGGCCGGCCGCACCGACTGGCAGGAGCATCCGCGCAGCGAAGGCGACCGCCCGCGCCGCGACAATGAGGACGACAGCAGGATCTTTGCAAAGCGCCCCGCCTTTGGCGGCCGCGGCGCCTATCGCGAGCGCAAGCCTGAATTCGACAGGCGCGCGCCGCAGCCGCCGCGCGTCAAGAAATCCGGCGAGCGCATCGCCAAGGTGGTTTCCCGCGCCGGCCTCGCCTCGCGCCGCGACGCCGAGGAATGGATCACGCAGGGCCGCGTCACCGTCAACGGCCGCGTGATCAATTCGCCGGCGCTCGACGTCACTGCCAACGACGTGGTCGCGGTCGACGGCAAGATATTGCCGCCGCGCGAGCGCACGCGGCTGTTCATGTATCACAAGCCGCGCGGCCTGATGACCACGCATGCCGACCCCGAGGGGCGGCCGACGGTGTTCGACAATCTGCCGGAAGGATTGCCGCGGCTGATCTCGATCGGCCGGCTCGACTTCAACACTGAGGGGCTGCTGCTGCTGACCAATGACGGCGGGCTCGCGCGCGCGCTCGAACTGCCCGATACCGGCTGGCTGCGGCGCTATCGCGTCCGCGCCCATGGCGAGGTTACGCAGGCGCAGCTCGATGAACTCAAGAAGGGCGTCGAGGTCGACGGTGTCAAATACGGCTCGATCGATGCGACGCTGGAGCGCGACCAGGGCGCCAATGTCTGGCTGGTGTTTGCGATCCGCGAAGGCAAGAACCGCGAGGTGCGCAACGTCATGGCCCATCTCGGCCTCGAGGTGAACCGGCTGATCCGCGTCTCCTACGGCCCGTTCCAGCTCGGCGAACTCGCCGAGGGCGAGGTCGAGGAGGTCAAGACGCGGGTGCTGCGCGAGCAGCTTGGCGAGAAGATCGCAACGCTCGCCGGTGCCGATTTCAACCGGCCGATGCCCGGTGAAAAGTCTGACGAAAAATCCGACGACGATGAGACTGAAGCCCCGCGCGGCAAAAAACAGTTCAAGCCGGCTGGAAAAAGCGCGCTGATCGCCGACCGCAAGGGCCGCCGCGTGCTGGTGCAGCGTACCGGCAGCGAGGAGGCCCGCGCTCGCAACGAGGAAGAGGCCAATGGCTACGGCCCGCCGCGCCGCGCCAAGCGCGGCTATCACGGCAAGCGCGATTTGACGCCGCGGGACGAGTAG